Proteins from a genomic interval of Kitasatospora kifunensis:
- a CDS encoding SpoIIE family protein phosphatase, with protein MNSLPAREALSGSGHVGVPGQSGTPATSLAAVTPATDTPSTTEADRAVDQALGAPRWGEGDPGSIYEYIRVATFAIGPDGLISQWSERAADFFAVPAAEALGADPVTTLVPRQLWRRGRARLERTLAGEEWVGTAPYRGPDGGESLAEVYLMPAVGPRGEGTDGHQGTDRGGDTGAERAPGALCLAVDLGRLRRIETELAASEAVFGQTPSGFFLFDRQLRLQRVNRAFADAVGVEPEALAGRGAHDLFTTGEAERLEAALRQVLESGDPVVDLRFSGAVATHGGERRWAISLYRLTGPGERPMGVAGQVNDITSRHVAEREAAGVRRNLALVNEASAHIGSTLDLETTAKELLDVVVPQFCDVATVDLYSALLFGESGPSLAGAGGHPYDGSGELRRVAVSSVVGAAAVGLGSLLGGDQGGYSTDAAYGARLAAAEAGGTLCYPPRSPHARALRTGRSAIPDPGPDPLLRSTLVVPLVARDVVLGLIQLSRAIGSEPFDARDVAIAEEIAARAAVCVDNARLYRREHERALILQRSLLPPGNPEASGLEIACRYRPSNNNTEVGGDWFDVIPLPGNRTALVIGDVMGRGLRAAVAMGQLRTAVRTLAMLDLDPAEVLGSLDEIARGLGDPGPGPLPGYGGQRTGDDAAEVYLATCVYAVYDAVTQRCVFANAGHLPPALLSPGEPARMLDVPPGLPLGVGGEPFEEVTLTLPDGALLGLYTDGLVESRKHQLDEGLQAFRIALENGAPALETLCDEVLSELDPHHGEDDIALLLARVRALPEDAVGDWQLPPEPTSVAKAREKACAWLLTRGLDDLVDTTELLVSELVTNALRHGSGDIRLRLLRDTTVVCEVWDDGYAQPRRRRAQETDEGGRGLQLVSLLAERWGSRRTLHGKIVWFELGL; from the coding sequence TTGAATAGCTTGCCGGCGCGGGAGGCGCTGAGCGGTAGCGGCCATGTCGGCGTACCCGGACAGTCGGGCACACCGGCGACCAGCCTCGCCGCCGTCACCCCCGCTACTGACACCCCCTCCACCACCGAGGCCGACCGTGCCGTGGACCAGGCGCTGGGCGCACCGCGCTGGGGCGAGGGCGACCCGGGCTCGATCTACGAGTACATCCGGGTCGCCACCTTCGCGATCGGCCCCGACGGACTGATCAGCCAGTGGAGCGAACGGGCCGCCGACTTCTTCGCGGTGCCGGCCGCCGAGGCGCTGGGCGCCGACCCGGTGACCACCCTGGTGCCGCGCCAGTTGTGGCGGCGCGGCCGGGCCCGACTCGAGCGCACCCTGGCCGGCGAGGAGTGGGTCGGCACCGCGCCGTACCGGGGGCCGGACGGCGGCGAGAGCCTGGCCGAGGTCTACCTGATGCCGGCCGTCGGCCCCAGGGGCGAGGGGACCGACGGTCACCAGGGCACGGACCGCGGCGGGGACACCGGCGCCGAGCGGGCCCCTGGCGCGCTCTGCCTCGCGGTCGACCTCGGCCGACTGCGCCGGATCGAGACCGAACTGGCCGCCTCCGAAGCCGTCTTCGGCCAGACCCCCAGCGGCTTCTTCCTCTTCGACCGACAGCTGCGGCTGCAGCGGGTCAACCGGGCCTTCGCCGATGCGGTCGGAGTCGAGCCCGAGGCGCTGGCGGGCCGCGGCGCGCACGACCTGTTCACCACCGGTGAGGCCGAGCGACTGGAAGCCGCGCTGCGGCAGGTCCTCGAGAGCGGCGATCCGGTGGTCGACCTGCGGTTCAGCGGCGCCGTGGCGACGCACGGCGGTGAGCGTCGCTGGGCGATCTCGCTCTACCGGCTCACCGGCCCCGGCGAGCGCCCGATGGGTGTGGCCGGGCAGGTCAACGACATCACCAGCCGACACGTGGCCGAGCGCGAGGCGGCCGGCGTGCGCCGCAACCTGGCGCTGGTCAACGAGGCCAGCGCGCACATCGGCTCCACCCTGGATCTGGAGACCACCGCGAAGGAACTGCTCGACGTGGTCGTCCCGCAGTTCTGCGACGTGGCCACCGTCGACCTCTACTCGGCGCTGCTCTTCGGCGAGAGCGGCCCGTCGCTGGCCGGAGCGGGCGGCCACCCGTACGACGGCAGCGGCGAGTTGCGCCGGGTGGCGGTCTCCAGCGTGGTCGGTGCGGCCGCGGTGGGCCTCGGTTCGCTGCTCGGCGGCGATCAGGGCGGTTACTCGACGGACGCGGCCTACGGCGCGCGGCTGGCCGCCGCCGAGGCCGGTGGCACGCTCTGCTACCCGCCGCGCTCCCCGCACGCCCGCGCGCTGCGCACCGGGCGCAGTGCGATCCCGGACCCGGGCCCCGACCCGCTGCTGCGCAGCACCCTGGTGGTGCCGCTGGTGGCCAGGGACGTGGTGCTCGGCCTGATCCAGCTCTCCCGGGCGATCGGCAGCGAGCCCTTCGACGCGCGGGACGTGGCGATCGCCGAGGAGATCGCCGCCCGCGCCGCGGTCTGCGTGGACAACGCCCGGCTCTACCGGCGCGAGCACGAGCGCGCGCTGATCCTGCAGCGCAGCCTGCTGCCCCCGGGCAACCCGGAGGCCAGCGGCCTGGAGATCGCCTGTCGCTACCGCCCCAGCAACAACAACACCGAGGTCGGCGGCGACTGGTTCGACGTGATCCCGCTGCCCGGCAACCGCACCGCGCTGGTGATCGGTGACGTGATGGGCCGCGGCCTGCGCGCGGCCGTGGCGATGGGTCAGCTCCGCACCGCGGTACGGACCTTGGCCATGCTCGACCTGGATCCGGCCGAGGTACTCGGCTCGTTGGACGAGATCGCCAGGGGCCTGGGCGACCCGGGCCCCGGCCCGCTGCCCGGCTACGGCGGCCAGCGCACCGGCGACGACGCCGCCGAGGTCTACCTGGCCACCTGCGTCTACGCCGTCTACGACGCGGTCACCCAGCGCTGCGTCTTCGCCAACGCCGGCCATCTGCCCCCGGCGTTGCTCAGCCCGGGCGAGCCGGCCCGGATGCTCGACGTGCCGCCCGGTCTGCCACTGGGTGTGGGCGGCGAGCCGTTCGAGGAGGTCACCCTGACCCTCCCCGACGGCGCTCTGCTCGGCCTCTACACCGACGGCCTGGTGGAGTCCCGCAAGCACCAGTTGGACGAGGGCCTGCAGGCCTTCCGGATCGCCTTGGAGAACGGCGCGCCGGCCCTGGAGACGCTCTGCGACGAGGTGTTGAGCGAGCTCGACCCGCACCACGGCGAGGATGACATCGCCCTGCTGCTGGCCCGGGTGCGGGCGCTGCCCGAGGACGCGGTGGGCGACTGGCAGCTGCCGCCCGAGCCGACCTCGGTGGCCAAGGCCAGGGAGAAGGCCTGCGCCTGGCTGCTGACCCGGGGCCTGGACGACCTGGTGGACACCACCGAGCTGCTGGTCAGCGAGTTGGTGACGAACGCGCTGCGGCACGGGAGCGGCGACATCCGACTGCGTCTGCTGCGCGACACCACGGTGGTCTGCGAGGTCTGGGACGACGGCTACGCCCAGCCGCGCCGGCGCCGAGCGCAGGAGACCGACGAGGGTGGGCGCGGCCTGCAGCTGGTCAGCCTGCTGGCCGAGCGCTGGGGCAGCAGGCGGACCTTGCACGGGAAGATCGTCTGGTTCGAGCTGGGCCTCTGA
- a CDS encoding SpoIIE family protein phosphatase: protein MTSTGSGGRARRVGAPRPGRMGGAAARARLRVGAPAPAPGAPNRSASPAAASPATAATAADPAGVLAPQAYRGAPGEPFPAGAPAAADAIGEHTQGSLFDVVKVAIAMLDTVGRVVLWSPAAEELLGWPSEVLVGRRIEELMVDEQRVAATREAFRAALRTGGWKGLTELYHRDGPKVPVEARISLLVDGDGTPFLLVALAEARTLQAVERDLAVRDALFEQSPLGIAVLDTELRYTAVNQTLAEMNGVAAEEHLGRTTGETLPERAADEVSVIQRQVLATGEPVIDVTLATRSVVRSGYRSISYSRLTDRGGKVLGISGTVMDVTERYRAVAKVEHARRRLALLNEFGSRIGDLLDAARIAQELAGAVVPRLADFAAVILLQAVAHGDDLPRHAHDRRTSLLQLGVAATQDGEDVEVMLRRGARISFAEESCYGRVLRSGVPELLSGAQELEDATYPGDPKVRAALALGTHSMLVVPLRARGIVIGLLVLSRAGRREAFDRDDLAFSVELADRAGSSLDNARLYVRERTAALTLQRTLLPQQVPQPTGVEVAYRYVPGSSGTEVGGDWFDVIPLPGDRTALVVGDVMGHGLRAAATMGRLRTAVRVLAALDLPPDVLLRHVHELADDLAQGPDEALLATCVYAVYDPATARLTVAKAGHIPPVLVRPPTPGPARSGGPLPGGEGEVLDLPSGAPLGVGGVPFEAVELLIPEGSVLALCTDGLVESRDKDLDVGLGRLQAVLEKPYVSIQHACEAVLDTMEQGREPDDVALLLARLGRGEEGSRTVGWTLPAEPTAVSRARRLVRGALQEWGVEELSDTAELLVSELVTNSVRYASAPIGVRLTLGDTLLVEISDPLPDPPRERHAEEADEGGRGLELVRRLALRWGARAEGMGKVVWFEQELPGKDPRRD, encoded by the coding sequence GTGACCAGCACGGGTAGCGGCGGCCGAGCGCGACGGGTCGGCGCCCCCCGCCCCGGGCGGATGGGCGGCGCGGCCGCCCGCGCGCGCCTGCGCGTCGGTGCCCCGGCGCCCGCGCCTGGTGCGCCGAACCGGTCCGCGAGCCCCGCCGCCGCGTCACCTGCCACTGCCGCCACTGCCGCCGACCCGGCCGGGGTCCTCGCGCCCCAGGCCTACCGCGGCGCCCCCGGCGAGCCGTTCCCCGCCGGCGCCCCCGCGGCGGCCGACGCGATCGGCGAGCACACCCAGGGCAGCCTCTTCGACGTGGTCAAGGTCGCCATCGCGATGCTCGACACGGTCGGCCGGGTGGTGCTCTGGAGCCCGGCCGCCGAGGAACTGCTCGGCTGGCCCAGCGAGGTGCTGGTGGGCCGGCGGATCGAGGAGCTGATGGTGGATGAGCAGCGGGTCGCCGCCACCCGTGAGGCGTTCAGGGCCGCGCTGCGCACCGGCGGCTGGAAGGGCCTGACCGAGCTGTACCACCGCGACGGCCCCAAGGTCCCGGTGGAGGCCAGGATCTCCCTGCTGGTCGACGGTGACGGCACGCCGTTCCTGCTGGTCGCCCTCGCCGAAGCGCGCACCCTGCAGGCCGTGGAGCGCGACCTGGCGGTGCGCGACGCGCTCTTCGAGCAGTCGCCGCTGGGCATCGCGGTGCTGGACACCGAGCTGCGGTACACCGCCGTCAACCAGACGCTGGCCGAGATGAACGGCGTGGCCGCCGAGGAGCACCTCGGCCGCACCACCGGCGAGACGCTGCCCGAGCGGGCGGCCGACGAGGTCAGTGTGATCCAGCGTCAGGTGCTGGCCACCGGTGAGCCGGTGATCGATGTGACGTTGGCCACCCGGAGCGTGGTCCGCTCCGGCTACCGGTCGATCTCCTACAGTCGGCTCACCGACCGCGGCGGCAAGGTGCTGGGGATCTCCGGCACCGTGATGGACGTGACCGAGCGCTACCGCGCGGTGGCCAAGGTGGAGCACGCCCGCCGCCGGCTGGCCCTGCTCAACGAGTTCGGCTCGCGGATCGGCGACCTGTTGGACGCCGCCCGGATCGCCCAGGAGCTGGCCGGCGCCGTGGTGCCCAGGCTCGCCGACTTCGCCGCGGTGATCCTGCTGCAGGCGGTGGCGCACGGCGACGACCTGCCCCGGCACGCCCACGACCGGCGCACCTCGCTGCTCCAACTCGGCGTGGCGGCCACTCAGGACGGCGAGGACGTCGAGGTGATGCTCCGCCGCGGCGCTCGGATCAGCTTTGCCGAGGAGTCCTGCTACGGCCGGGTGCTGCGCAGCGGCGTTCCTGAACTGCTTTCCGGTGCGCAGGAGTTGGAGGATGCCACCTATCCCGGCGACCCCAAGGTGCGGGCCGCGCTGGCGCTCGGCACGCACTCGATGCTGGTGGTCCCGCTGCGCGCCCGGGGCATCGTGATCGGCCTGCTGGTGCTCAGCCGGGCCGGTCGGCGCGAGGCCTTCGACCGGGACGACCTGGCCTTCTCGGTGGAGCTCGCGGACCGAGCCGGCAGCTCGCTGGACAACGCCCGGCTCTACGTGCGCGAGCGCACCGCCGCGCTCACCCTGCAGCGCACCCTGCTGCCGCAGCAGGTCCCGCAGCCCACCGGGGTGGAGGTGGCCTACCGCTACGTGCCGGGCAGCAGTGGCACCGAGGTCGGCGGTGACTGGTTCGACGTGATCCCGCTGCCCGGCGACCGCACCGCGCTGGTGGTCGGCGACGTGATGGGCCACGGCCTGCGGGCGGCCGCCACGATGGGCCGGCTGCGCACCGCCGTGCGGGTGCTGGCCGCCCTGGACCTGCCGCCCGACGTGCTGCTGCGGCACGTCCACGAGTTGGCCGACGACCTCGCCCAGGGGCCGGACGAGGCCCTCCTCGCCACCTGCGTCTACGCCGTCTACGACCCGGCCACCGCGCGGCTGACGGTGGCCAAGGCGGGCCACATCCCGCCGGTGCTGGTGCGCCCGCCCACGCCGGGACCGGCCCGCTCCGGCGGCCCGCTGCCCGGCGGCGAGGGCGAGGTGCTGGATCTGCCCTCGGGCGCGCCGCTGGGGGTCGGCGGGGTGCCCTTCGAGGCGGTGGAGCTGCTGATCCCCGAGGGCAGCGTGCTGGCGCTGTGCACCGACGGCCTGGTGGAGTCCCGGGACAAGGACCTGGACGTGGGCCTGGGTCGGCTGCAGGCGGTGCTGGAGAAGCCGTACGTGTCGATCCAGCACGCCTGTGAGGCGGTGCTCGACACCATGGAGCAGGGGCGCGAGCCCGATGACGTGGCGCTGCTGCTGGCCCGGCTCGGCCGGGGGGAGGAGGGCTCGCGCACGGTGGGTTGGACGCTGCCGGCCGAGCCGACCGCGGTCTCCCGGGCTCGCCGGCTGGTCCGTGGCGCGCTCCAGGAGTGGGGCGTGGAGGAGCTGAGCGACACCGCCGAGCTGCTGGTCAGCGAGTTGGTGACCAACTCGGTGCGGTACGCCAGCGCGCCGATCGGGGTCCGGCTCACCCTCGGCGACACGCTGCTGGTGGAGATCTCCGACCCACTGCCCGACCCGCCCAGGGAGCGGCACGCGGAGGAGGCCGACGAGGGTGGCCGAGGGCTGGAGCTGGTGCGCCGGCTGGCACTGCGCTGGGGGGCGCGGGCCGAGGGAATGGGCAAGGTGGTCTGGTTCGAGCAGGAATTGCCGGGGAAGGACCCGAGGCGAGATTGA
- a CDS encoding (deoxy)nucleoside triphosphate pyrophosphohydrolase, which translates to MENRIVVGGALIHQGRVLAARRSAPAELAGRWEFPGGKAEPGESERQALERELAEELGVRARAVARLAGQWPIRAGLVLRIWAAELVAGEPQPLQDHSEVRWLGPDELSAVDWLEHDRAVLPEVARLLAEADAASAEAPGHGRRAL; encoded by the coding sequence ATGGAGAACCGGATCGTGGTCGGCGGCGCGCTCATCCACCAGGGCCGGGTGCTGGCCGCGCGGCGCAGTGCGCCGGCGGAGCTGGCGGGGCGTTGGGAGTTTCCCGGCGGCAAGGCCGAGCCGGGTGAGAGCGAGCGGCAGGCGCTGGAGCGCGAGCTTGCCGAGGAGCTCGGCGTGCGGGCCAGGGCGGTGGCCCGGCTGGCGGGCCAGTGGCCGATCCGGGCGGGGCTGGTGCTGCGGATCTGGGCCGCCGAGCTGGTGGCGGGCGAGCCGCAGCCGCTGCAGGATCACTCCGAGGTGCGCTGGCTGGGGCCTGACGAGCTGTCGGCGGTGGACTGGCTGGAGCACGACCGCGCGGTGCTGCCGGAGGTGGCCCGGCTGCTCGCGGAAGCTGACGCCGCCTCAGCGGAGGCACCAGGGCATGGCCGTCGAGCCCTGTAG
- a CDS encoding DUF4190 domain-containing protein, with the protein MTAEDNRDAMPQDVGSLTKEPVDATPVPAAAVDEAPVPGPADAAPEVNPYAPPTDAAAPPYPAAPGPYEAGRPGPYPPYGAQGGYGGYGPWGLAPYPPPPSGYNGFAIAALVTALTCVLWPLAIAFAITGLVQVRKRNQRGTGLAVSGLLISSLGLLLTIGLVVGATLDGATGGSLAGGGVRSAADLAIGDCFDKVPGGQVKRVSCATAHDGEAVGHTLFTGQAYPDAAERKRQVGEVCGRMAQNYAMDNWAVPDGVVVHYFYPEPDSWADGDRDATCFLTDPDKQQTGSLRRDASDSTSAQLAYLKAMDAIDEAAGERPSGSATDDPAGYRSWSADLAKVLSAQTTALDAGSWDPDVRTALNAQLAELRQRIPALQQAARSITMDDLASAIALADQHRGYDQQKAVRRLLQLSTDESWLDQPAQGGGSPPSDGAQSV; encoded by the coding sequence ATGACGGCAGAGGACAACCGGGACGCGATGCCGCAGGACGTCGGGTCGCTTACGAAGGAGCCGGTGGACGCAACGCCGGTCCCGGCGGCGGCCGTTGACGAGGCTCCCGTCCCCGGCCCCGCTGACGCCGCGCCCGAGGTCAACCCCTACGCGCCGCCCACCGATGCCGCCGCCCCGCCCTACCCCGCCGCCCCGGGACCGTACGAGGCCGGCCGACCTGGCCCGTACCCCCCGTACGGTGCCCAGGGCGGCTACGGGGGGTATGGCCCCTGGGGCCTGGCCCCCTACCCGCCGCCGCCGAGCGGCTACAACGGCTTCGCCATCGCCGCCCTGGTCACGGCGCTGACCTGTGTCCTGTGGCCGCTGGCGATCGCCTTCGCCATCACCGGCCTGGTGCAGGTCCGCAAGCGTAACCAGCGCGGCACCGGCCTGGCGGTGAGCGGGCTGCTGATCTCCAGCCTGGGGTTGCTGCTCACCATCGGCCTGGTAGTGGGTGCCACGCTCGACGGCGCCACCGGCGGTTCGCTCGCCGGCGGCGGTGTCCGCTCGGCCGCCGACCTGGCGATCGGCGACTGCTTCGACAAGGTCCCCGGCGGCCAGGTCAAGCGGGTGTCCTGCGCCACCGCGCACGACGGCGAGGCGGTGGGCCACACGCTGTTCACCGGCCAGGCCTACCCGGACGCGGCTGAGCGAAAGCGCCAGGTCGGCGAGGTCTGCGGCCGGATGGCGCAGAACTACGCGATGGACAACTGGGCCGTCCCGGACGGCGTGGTGGTGCACTACTTCTACCCGGAGCCGGACTCCTGGGCCGACGGGGACCGGGACGCCACCTGCTTCCTCACCGACCCGGACAAGCAGCAGACCGGCTCGCTGCGCAGGGACGCCAGCGACTCCACCAGCGCTCAGCTCGCCTACCTGAAGGCGATGGACGCCATCGACGAGGCCGCGGGTGAACGCCCGAGCGGCTCGGCCACCGACGACCCGGCGGGTTACCGCAGTTGGTCCGCCGACCTGGCCAAGGTGCTGAGCGCGCAGACCACCGCGCTGGACGCCGGCAGCTGGGACCCGGACGTGCGCACGGCGCTGAACGCACAGCTGGCCGAGCTGCGGCAGCGCATCCCGGCCCTGCAGCAGGCCGCCCGGTCGATCACCATGGACGACCTGGCGAGCGCGATCGCGCTGGCCGACCAGCACCGAGGCTATGACCAGCAGAAGGCGGTCCGCCGGCTGCTCCAGCTGTCCACCGACGAGTCCTGGCTCGACCAGCCGGCCCAGGGCGGCGGATCCCCGCCGAGTGACGGGGCGCAGAGCGTCTGA
- a CDS encoding class I SAM-dependent methyltransferase, with translation MTEHQTVYTHGHQEAVLRSHRSRTAANSAAYLLPELRAGQVLLDVGCGPGTITADLAELVGPSGRVVAVDTSAEVLAQAAAHAAARGLDNVVFEIGDVHQLKYGDGEFDVVHAHQTLQHVADPVAALRELRRVLAPGGVLAARDADYAAMAWYPELPELTAWLDLYRRTARANGGEPDAGRRLLAWARAAGFAEVTATSSSWTYATPGERLWWGESWAERVRSSGLASTALEHGLADTAALAAIAEGWRRWTVEPDGWFAVLHGEVLARG, from the coding sequence ATGACGGAGCATCAGACCGTTTACACGCACGGCCACCAGGAGGCGGTGCTGCGCTCGCACCGCAGTCGCACGGCGGCCAACTCGGCCGCCTACCTGCTGCCCGAGCTGCGGGCCGGGCAGGTGCTGCTGGACGTCGGTTGCGGACCCGGCACGATCACCGCGGACCTGGCCGAGCTGGTCGGGCCGAGCGGGCGGGTGGTGGCCGTGGACACCTCGGCCGAGGTGCTGGCGCAGGCCGCCGCGCACGCCGCGGCGCGCGGGCTGGACAACGTCGTCTTCGAGATCGGTGATGTCCACCAACTGAAGTACGGTGACGGCGAGTTCGATGTGGTGCACGCCCATCAGACACTGCAGCACGTGGCCGACCCGGTGGCCGCGCTGCGCGAGCTGCGCCGGGTGCTGGCGCCGGGCGGCGTGCTGGCCGCCCGGGATGCCGACTACGCGGCGATGGCCTGGTACCCGGAGTTGCCCGAGCTGACCGCCTGGCTGGATCTGTACCGGCGCACCGCGCGGGCCAACGGCGGCGAGCCGGACGCCGGTCGGCGGCTGCTGGCCTGGGCGCGCGCGGCCGGGTTCGCCGAGGTGACGGCCACCAGCTCCAGCTGGACCTATGCGACGCCCGGTGAGCGGCTGTGGTGGGGCGAGTCCTGGGCCGAGCGGGTGCGGAGCTCGGGGCTGGCGAGCACCGCGCTGGAGCACGGCCTGGCGGACACGGCCGCGCTGGCCGCGATCGCCGAGGGCTGGCGCCGCTGGACGGTGGAGCCGGACGGCTGGTTCGCCGTGCTGCACGGAGAGGTGCTGGCCAGGGGCTGA
- a CDS encoding pyridoxamine 5'-phosphate oxidase family protein has translation MGKSYDRIDGRIRTFIEAQPIFFTATAPLSGDGHVNLSPKGRLGTLAVLDELTLAYLDFGGSHAETIAHLRENGRITLMWCAFTGPPTVLRVHGRGEPVFRDDPRFTELLTRFAPEADGAGLRAIVLVRAERISDSCGFAVPFLEYREERPLHADYFGRKSEEEFAEYCAKKDYVGVSVDGLPALPLPLPPRP, from the coding sequence ATGGGAAAGAGCTACGACCGAATCGACGGCAGGATCCGCACGTTCATCGAAGCCCAACCGATCTTCTTCACCGCCACCGCGCCGCTCTCCGGGGACGGCCACGTGAACCTCTCGCCCAAGGGTCGACTCGGCACCCTGGCGGTGCTGGACGAGCTGACCCTGGCCTACCTGGACTTCGGCGGCAGTCACGCGGAGACCATCGCCCACCTGCGCGAGAACGGGCGGATCACGCTGATGTGGTGCGCCTTCACCGGCCCGCCCACCGTGCTGCGGGTGCACGGCAGGGGCGAACCGGTCTTCCGCGACGACCCGCGCTTCACCGAGCTGCTGACCCGCTTCGCGCCCGAGGCGGACGGGGCGGGCCTGCGCGCGATCGTGCTGGTGCGCGCCGAGCGGATCAGCGACTCCTGCGGCTTCGCCGTGCCGTTCCTCGAGTACCGCGAGGAACGCCCGCTGCACGCCGACTACTTCGGCCGCAAGAGCGAGGAGGAGTTCGCCGAGTACTGCGCCAAGAAGGACTACGTCGGGGTGAGCGTGGACGGCCTGCCCGCCCTGCCGCTCCCACTGCCACCCCGCCCCTGA
- a CDS encoding RibD family protein → MPNRPYVLLSAAMSIDGYLDDASPERLLLSNAADFDRVDELRADCDAILVGSTTLRRDNPRLLVNHPDRQAARVAAGRPAHPLKVTLSARGDLAPELRFWHTGEARLVYTTDQAAERLRDTLEGLAEVAALGPVVDLGALLEDLGRRGVARLLVEGGGSVHTQFLAEGLADELQLAVAPLLVGQAAAPRFVNPAEFPGGSTRRLRLLAAHPVGDVVLLRYAPKESTP, encoded by the coding sequence ATGCCCAACCGCCCGTACGTGCTGCTCAGCGCCGCGATGTCGATCGACGGCTACCTGGACGACGCCTCCCCCGAGCGGCTGCTGCTCTCCAACGCCGCCGACTTCGACCGGGTGGACGAGCTGCGCGCCGACTGCGACGCCATCCTGGTCGGCTCCACCACGCTGCGCCGCGACAACCCGCGCCTGCTGGTCAACCACCCCGACCGGCAAGCCGCCCGGGTGGCCGCCGGGCGCCCGGCCCATCCGCTCAAGGTGACCCTGAGCGCGCGTGGCGACCTCGCACCCGAGCTGCGGTTCTGGCACACCGGCGAGGCCCGACTGGTCTACACCACCGACCAGGCCGCCGAGCGGCTGCGCGACACCCTGGAAGGGCTCGCGGAGGTGGCCGCGCTCGGCCCGGTCGTCGACCTCGGCGCGCTGCTCGAGGACCTCGGCCGGCGCGGAGTGGCCCGGCTGCTGGTAGAGGGCGGCGGCTCGGTGCACACCCAGTTCCTGGCCGAGGGCCTGGCCGACGAGCTGCAGCTGGCGGTCGCGCCGCTGCTGGTCGGACAGGCGGCGGCACCCCGATTCGTCAACCCGGCCGAGTTCCCCGGCGGGAGCACCCGGCGGCTGCGGCTGCTGGCGGCCCACCCCGTCGGCGACGTCGTGCTGCTCCGGTACGCCCCCAAGGAGTCCACCCCGTGA
- a CDS encoding deaminase has protein sequence MTTEADLAFLTRAIELSRQCPPSAGAFSVGAVIVGADGTVLAEGYSREGDPVVHAEESALGKLAAHDPRLRTATLYSSLEPCSRRASRPHPCAELVIAAGIPRVVLAWREPDLFVTGCEGVDRLTAAGVRVDELPQLAAEARAVNAHLFD, from the coding sequence GTGACCACCGAGGCCGATCTCGCCTTCCTCACCCGCGCCATCGAACTGTCCCGGCAGTGCCCACCCTCAGCCGGCGCCTTCTCGGTCGGCGCGGTGATCGTCGGCGCCGACGGCACGGTGCTCGCCGAGGGCTACAGCCGCGAGGGGGACCCGGTGGTGCACGCCGAGGAGTCCGCGCTCGGCAAGCTGGCGGCACACGACCCGCGGCTGCGCACGGCCACCCTGTACAGCTCGCTGGAGCCGTGCAGCCGCCGCGCCTCGCGCCCGCACCCGTGCGCCGAACTTGTGATCGCCGCCGGGATCCCCCGGGTGGTGCTGGCCTGGCGCGAGCCAGACCTGTTCGTCACCGGTTGCGAGGGCGTGGACCGGCTCACCGCCGCCGGGGTGCGGGTGGACGAGCTGCCCCAACTGGCCGCCGAGGCCCGGGCGGTCAACGCGCACCTGTTCGACTGA
- a CDS encoding HAD-IA family hydrolase: protein MSAVTELSVRALLLDMDGTLVNSDAVVERCWRRWAQRHGLDPEAAMRVVHGRQGHLSMAILLPDRPMEQNLAENRLMLTEETADTEGVIEVPGAAAFLAALAPYPHALVTSADLALARARMTAAGLPMPALAVTAESVGASKPDPEGFLKAAAALGIDPADCLVFEDSQAGIEAARAAGMRVVGVGPRAAEHSPTAHVDTLEQIRLAPGPDAGLLVQVTG from the coding sequence ATGTCCGCCGTCACCGAGCTGTCCGTCCGCGCCCTGCTCCTCGACATGGACGGGACGCTGGTCAACTCCGACGCCGTCGTGGAGCGCTGCTGGCGGCGCTGGGCGCAGCGCCACGGGCTCGACCCCGAGGCCGCGATGCGGGTGGTGCACGGTCGCCAGGGTCACCTGAGCATGGCGATCCTGCTGCCGGACCGGCCGATGGAGCAGAACCTGGCCGAGAACCGGCTCATGCTCACCGAGGAGACCGCGGACACCGAAGGCGTGATCGAGGTCCCGGGCGCCGCCGCCTTCCTGGCCGCCCTGGCCCCCTACCCGCACGCCCTGGTCACCTCCGCCGACCTGGCACTGGCCCGCGCCCGGATGACCGCCGCCGGCCTGCCGATGCCCGCACTCGCCGTCACCGCGGAGTCGGTCGGCGCCAGCAAGCCCGACCCCGAGGGCTTCCTCAAGGCCGCCGCCGCCCTCGGCATCGACCCGGCCGACTGCCTGGTCTTCGAGGACTCCCAGGCCGGCATCGAGGCCGCCCGCGCGGCCGGCATGCGGGTGGTCGGCGTCGGCCCGCGCGCCGCCGAGCACTCCCCCACCGCGCACGTGGACACCCTGGAGCAGATCCGACTCGCCCCCGGCCCGGACGCCGGCCTCCTGGTCCAGGTCACCGGCTGA
- a CDS encoding DUF488 domain-containing protein → MPSRHPTRVRARRIYDPPEPADGYRVLVDRLWPRGISKERAALDEWAKDLAPSTELRRWLHQAPEEREAEFAHRYRLELDTPEAHAHLAALHTHAPLTLLTANQNPDNRHTGVLLELLGGDGSGD, encoded by the coding sequence ATGCCCAGCCGCCACCCCACCCGAGTCCGCGCCCGCCGGATCTACGACCCGCCCGAGCCCGCGGACGGCTACCGCGTCCTGGTCGACCGCCTCTGGCCACGCGGCATCAGCAAGGAGCGGGCTGCCCTGGACGAGTGGGCCAAGGACCTGGCACCCTCCACCGAGCTACGCCGCTGGCTCCACCAGGCCCCCGAGGAACGCGAGGCGGAGTTCGCCCACCGCTACCGCCTCGAACTCGACACCCCCGAGGCCCACGCCCACCTCGCCGCCCTGCACACCCACGCCCCGCTCACCCTGCTGACGGCCAACCAGAACCCGGACAACCGCCACACGGGCGTGCTGCTGGAGCTGCTGGGCGGGGACGGTTCGGGGGACTGA